One stretch of Macrotis lagotis isolate mMagLag1 chromosome 7, bilby.v1.9.chrom.fasta, whole genome shotgun sequence DNA includes these proteins:
- the AGBL3 gene encoding cytosolic carboxypeptidase 3 isoform X8 has protein sequence MSEESDKDEHLTDRITSDEDELDNDAFMKFLSEDLHRCALFSDVIGDHPLPRTTQLLLEYQLGKWVPRLREPRDLYGVTSSGPLNQTRWPFHCEVVEEKVLHIDYAPPYPEPLYVSTGDEFEPHYPDSTQGTVVYLGSDVLIMNIS, from the exons atgtcagaGGAGTCAGACAAAGATGAACATCTCACAGACCGAATAACCAGTGATGAAGATGAGTTG GATAATGATGCCTTTATGAAATTTCTAAGCGAAGATCTTCATCGGTGTGCACTGTTTTCAG ATGTTATTGGTGACCATCCTTTACCTCGGACTACGCAGCTTTTGTTGGAATATCAACTAGGGAAATGGGTCCCACGTCTTCGTGAGCCCCGAGACCTATATGGTGTCACTTCATCTGGTCCACTGAATCAAACACGATGGCCATTTCATTGTGAAGTAGTTGAAGAGAAAGTCCTGCACATTG ATTATGCTCCTCCCTACCCTGAGCCATTGTATGTCTCAACAGGTGATGAATTTGAACCCCATTATCCAGACTCTACTCAAGGCACTGTGGTTTATCTTGGTAGTGATG